In Methanosarcina barkeri MS, a single window of DNA contains:
- a CDS encoding YIP1 family protein — translation MKELLFNPNLFFSEKSKKKVSFKYPVLIVLIISILQIGSGILMMNKMKEILPLDGNSFLSTAVTLGSVIVGLFGTFLYWIILAGIFYLISFLFHPDGSFKRTLEFVGYGFAPQILAGIVNLVVMYYILPSVPISSQNPQLFSESFAQALVNNPLSLAAETFVMLCFLLSANIWVFALVHARNMSTKNAILTIGVPVGLTLIYQVYSLIGGLT, via the coding sequence ATGAAAGAGCTATTATTTAATCCAAATTTGTTTTTCAGTGAAAAGTCAAAAAAGAAGGTCAGTTTCAAATATCCTGTACTGATAGTACTTATTATTTCCATACTTCAAATAGGTTCAGGTATTCTAATGATGAATAAAATGAAAGAAATCCTGCCTTTAGATGGAAATTCCTTTCTGTCTACTGCTGTGACGTTAGGTAGTGTCATTGTGGGTCTCTTTGGAACATTCTTATACTGGATCATATTGGCTGGGATTTTCTACCTCATATCATTTTTATTTCATCCAGATGGTTCTTTTAAAAGGACTCTGGAGTTTGTAGGCTATGGGTTTGCTCCACAAATCCTTGCAGGGATTGTAAATTTAGTTGTTATGTACTACATACTACCCTCAGTACCGATCTCATCACAAAACCCTCAACTTTTTTCAGAAAGTTTCGCACAAGCATTGGTGAATAATCCTCTCTCTTTGGCAGCGGAAACATTTGTAATGTTATGTTTCTTATTGTCTGCAAACATTTGGGTATTCGCACTCGTACATGCACGCAATATGTCAACAAAAAATGCTATCCTTACTATCGGCGTTCCTGTAGGCCTGACTCTTATCTACCAGGTTTATTCATTAATCGGAGGATTGACTTGA
- a CDS encoding COG1361 S-layer family protein — MIRKTMIRSIATSILCIFLIIPVAGDTTVRPTVQVTCQSDPLSLFPEDNGTVTVSLKNMATGDVYVQEDSKTFDMNAYIVSASLIGTNDIEVMDKGYSNIGLIGPGDTLNLTFNIKVKKEASSGTHFLNFELIGGSDMYDLNYKIPIKIDDRNAQLVFSNLPSSMINEISTVTVDVINPRSSDIKDVILSPSCEDVLIYPSNIFVGTIPAGNNSTVEFTVNTVKSSPGNKKIKCLISYFNGDNHHTSETTSTNLDVISKPTLTLTNIEVNNLGSKYTVSGEINNIGLTDMKNVMVSLIDSKGINSTKPYPSYFIGSLEKDDFSSFELSAFVSPGTPEIPLLIEFRGTDNAYTSITKSVYLDSKESSFQTDKKASSPLLIAIIIIMCIAVFGIIGYSWKKQKKMNKGEGES; from the coding sequence TTGATACGAAAAACAATGATAAGATCAATAGCAACTTCGATACTGTGTATATTTCTTATAATTCCAGTTGCGGGTGATACTACTGTAAGGCCAACTGTTCAAGTAACCTGCCAATCCGATCCTCTTTCCCTTTTTCCAGAAGATAACGGAACTGTCACCGTATCCCTTAAGAATATGGCAACTGGAGATGTTTACGTACAGGAGGATAGTAAAACCTTTGATATGAATGCCTATATTGTTAGTGCATCACTTATAGGAACCAATGACATAGAAGTAATGGATAAAGGTTATTCAAACATAGGCTTGATAGGACCTGGAGATACGCTAAATTTAACTTTTAACATTAAAGTCAAAAAAGAAGCATCCAGTGGCACACACTTCCTGAACTTTGAGTTAATAGGGGGAAGTGATATGTACGATTTAAATTATAAAATTCCAATAAAAATTGATGACAGGAATGCACAACTTGTTTTTTCGAATCTTCCTTCAAGTATGATAAATGAAATTTCGACTGTTACGGTAGATGTAATAAATCCACGTTCTAGCGATATTAAAGATGTCATTTTAAGCCCTTCATGTGAAGATGTTCTTATTTATCCGTCCAATATTTTTGTCGGAACTATTCCTGCAGGAAATAACTCAACCGTTGAATTCACAGTAAATACGGTAAAGTCAAGCCCAGGAAATAAAAAAATAAAATGTTTGATATCCTATTTTAACGGAGATAATCATCATACGAGTGAAACAACAAGTACAAACCTAGACGTGATCTCGAAACCAACACTGACTTTAACAAACATCGAAGTAAATAATCTGGGAAGTAAATACACAGTTAGTGGAGAAATCAACAATATTGGGTTAACTGATATGAAAAACGTCATGGTTTCCTTAATTGATTCAAAAGGAATCAACTCCACAAAACCCTACCCAAGTTACTTTATAGGCAGTCTTGAGAAGGATGATTTCAGTAGCTTTGAGTTATCAGCATTTGTATCTCCCGGAACTCCAGAGATCCCTTTATTAATTGAATTTAGAGGTACTGACAATGCTTATACATCAATTACAAAATCTGTATATTTAGATTCAAAAGAATCATCGTTTCAAACTGACAAAAAGGCATCATCTCCTCTCCTTATAGCCATTATTATAATTATGTGTATTGCGGTTTTCGGAATTATCGGATATTCCTGGAAAAAGCAAAAGAAGATGAACAAAGGGGAAGGCGAGAGTTGA
- a CDS encoding ABC transporter ATP-binding protein, whose product MADQVVELQEIAKTYALGPNYIHALKGVNLSIKKGDFLTIMGASGSGKSTLLNLIGCLDTPTKGIIKINNIDISKLDDEQLTAIRRSNIGFIFQQFNLIPTLTALENIELPMVFSKVSEVTRQKKALSLLEKVNLDSKYATHKPYELSGGQQQRVAIARALANSPSLLLADEPTGNLDTKTGREIMELLRFLNLNGTTLVVVTHDPTLMHYSNRNVKLIDGEISNENS is encoded by the coding sequence ATGGCTGATCAAGTTGTAGAATTGCAGGAAATCGCAAAAACATATGCTCTCGGCCCAAATTATATTCATGCACTTAAAGGCGTGAATCTTTCGATTAAAAAAGGAGATTTCCTCACGATTATGGGTGCGTCTGGCTCAGGAAAATCTACTCTTCTTAATCTCATAGGGTGCCTTGATACTCCAACAAAAGGGATTATAAAAATAAATAATATTGATATCTCAAAACTTGATGATGAACAATTGACAGCTATTCGTAGAAGTAACATTGGATTTATTTTTCAACAATTCAATTTAATCCCGACTCTTACAGCATTGGAAAATATTGAATTACCGATGGTATTTAGTAAAGTTTCGGAAGTAACGCGACAAAAAAAAGCATTATCGTTGTTAGAAAAGGTAAATCTTGATTCAAAGTATGCAACTCATAAACCTTACGAGCTTTCAGGCGGACAACAACAAAGAGTAGCAATAGCCAGGGCTCTTGCTAATTCTCCGTCTCTACTTCTTGCAGATGAACCAACAGGCAATCTAGATACAAAAACGGGAAGAGAAATCATGGAATTACTAAGGTTTCTTAATCTCAATGGAACAACATTGGTTGTAGTAACACATGATCCAACACTTATGCATTATTCAAATAGAAACGTAAAACTCATTGATGGTGAAATATCCAATGAAAATAGTTAA
- a CDS encoding ABC transporter permease, which produces MKIVKQPGNIYIQLAKRNLERRVVRTILAAIGIIIGVFAISSMGILGNCLKVSVSNSFEDYNNEIVVYPAGGETSITENQVKQLDKISGIESVLPIYSSGTKIEYKDKSMYGAVYGVGNEDLTTLAEIDNGKMLKSSSTGCVIGQELANFLDIKVGGKVTLEDTKLKVTGILKKRGMSPDVSVDNSIFVNPEVYNKIFTDNNNEYDFVIVKAKNVDDVDSVENSVKKMLNKKDDKVFLSSVKNMLSGVEDALRYVSLFLMGIGSISLVVASVSILNIMLMSVTERTKEIGIMKAVGASKKDIMKMFVLESLILGIIASFIGGILSLGVVFVITDLILKDVSSLFDRGVFLYIVGSIGFGIITSLTGGVYPALKASKMKPIDSLKYQ; this is translated from the coding sequence ATGAAAATAGTTAAGCAGCCTGGCAATATTTATATTCAACTTGCAAAAAGGAATTTGGAGAGAAGAGTTGTACGTACTATTCTTGCAGCAATCGGAATAATTATCGGGGTCTTTGCGATATCATCGATGGGAATTCTTGGAAATTGTCTGAAAGTTTCTGTTTCTAATTCCTTTGAAGACTATAATAATGAGATAGTAGTCTATCCGGCAGGTGGAGAAACATCTATCACCGAAAACCAGGTAAAACAACTAGATAAAATTAGTGGGATTGAAAGTGTCTTGCCTATCTATTCCTCAGGTACTAAAATAGAATACAAAGACAAATCAATGTATGGTGCTGTATATGGAGTTGGAAATGAAGATTTGACTACTCTGGCTGAGATAGATAATGGAAAAATGCTCAAAAGTAGCTCCACAGGTTGTGTAATAGGGCAGGAACTTGCAAACTTTCTGGATATAAAAGTGGGTGGGAAAGTAACATTAGAAGATACAAAGTTGAAAGTAACTGGTATTCTCAAAAAGCGAGGTATGAGTCCTGACGTTAGTGTGGATAATTCAATTTTTGTTAACCCCGAAGTTTACAACAAAATATTTACTGACAACAATAATGAATATGATTTTGTGATAGTTAAAGCTAAAAATGTTGATGATGTAGACAGCGTGGAAAATTCAGTTAAAAAAATGCTCAATAAGAAAGATGACAAGGTTTTTTTGTCTTCAGTAAAAAATATGTTAAGTGGTGTTGAAGACGCTTTGAGATATGTTTCTCTATTTTTGATGGGAATTGGTTCTATTTCTCTAGTTGTTGCCAGTGTAAGTATTCTAAATATAATGTTAATGTCAGTTACAGAAAGGACAAAAGAAATAGGTATAATGAAAGCTGTCGGAGCATCTAAGAAGGATATAATGAAAATGTTTGTTTTAGAGTCTCTTATTCTTGGAATAATAGCCAGCTTCATTGGGGGAATATTAAGCTTAGGTGTAGTATTTGTTATAACAGATTTAATATTAAAAGATGTATCTTCGTTGTTTGATCGAGGTGTCTTTTTGTATATAGTTGGAAGCATTGGATTTGGAATCATTACCAGTCTTACCGGTGGAGTTTACCCGGCATTGAAAGCCTCAAAAATGAAACCTATAGATTCACTTAAATATCAATGA
- a CDS encoding aspartate aminotransferase family protein: MAQEKTEEFETVQGVEKPGKNKAMEAGQYFDFFEHEAGTFNTIGPKAREIIEQDCKITSACTARPYPLVVDSAKGSVIRDVDGREYIDLVAGIAVMNAGYSNSEVKAAILSQLEKMTHCGYGDFFAEPPVKLAKKLEDLSGYSKVFYCNSGTEAVEAAIKLAFWKTKRQGLISFYNSFHGRTLGSLSLTCSKARQKEHFPVLHTAHSHYAYCYRCPFKLEYPSCGIECAKELENLIFRRELSPTDTAAVFVEPVQGEGGYIVPPPEFHKEVRRICTDNDVLLVADEVQAGCFRTGPFLAMENFGVKAEISCFAKALGGGLPLGAILADRELMDWPQGVHSNTFGGNLLASAASFASLEFLEKENIEHRVKELGSQMKQRLRELQENFPCIGDVRGLGLMVGVEIVKPDKSIDPIRRDRILREAFKEGILLLPCGDSVIRFSPPLVITDEELDSGIEKFQKAMKKAGS, from the coding sequence TTGGCTCAGGAGAAAACTGAAGAATTTGAAACGGTGCAGGGAGTGGAAAAGCCGGGAAAAAATAAAGCAATGGAAGCGGGACAGTATTTTGATTTTTTTGAGCATGAGGCAGGAACGTTTAATACCATTGGCCCGAAAGCCAGGGAGATAATCGAACAGGACTGTAAAATAACATCAGCCTGTACAGCTCGTCCATATCCTCTGGTTGTGGACAGCGCAAAGGGTTCCGTAATCAGGGATGTTGACGGAAGAGAATACATTGACCTGGTTGCAGGAATTGCTGTTATGAATGCAGGATACTCCAATTCTGAGGTTAAAGCTGCAATCTTATCTCAGCTTGAAAAAATGACTCACTGCGGATATGGAGATTTCTTTGCCGAACCTCCTGTAAAGCTTGCAAAAAAGTTAGAAGACCTTTCAGGCTATTCAAAAGTATTTTACTGTAACAGCGGGACTGAAGCCGTGGAAGCTGCAATCAAACTTGCCTTCTGGAAAACAAAACGTCAGGGCCTTATCTCATTTTATAACTCCTTTCACGGCCGGACCCTGGGCTCCCTTTCTCTTACCTGCTCAAAAGCCAGGCAAAAGGAACATTTTCCTGTGCTTCACACAGCTCATTCCCATTATGCCTACTGTTACCGCTGCCCCTTTAAACTCGAGTATCCTTCCTGCGGGATCGAGTGCGCAAAAGAGCTTGAAAACCTGATTTTCAGGCGGGAATTGAGCCCGACGGATACTGCCGCAGTTTTCGTGGAACCGGTCCAGGGAGAAGGTGGGTATATCGTCCCCCCTCCTGAGTTTCATAAAGAAGTGAGGAGGATCTGTACTGATAACGATGTTCTACTTGTAGCGGATGAAGTCCAGGCAGGTTGCTTCAGGACAGGACCTTTCCTTGCAATGGAAAATTTTGGGGTCAAAGCTGAAATCTCATGCTTTGCAAAAGCTCTTGGAGGAGGGCTTCCACTGGGAGCAATACTTGCAGATCGCGAGCTTATGGACTGGCCACAGGGTGTTCATTCAAACACCTTTGGAGGAAATCTTCTGGCTTCAGCCGCGTCTTTTGCGTCTCTTGAGTTTCTGGAAAAGGAAAATATTGAGCACCGAGTAAAGGAGCTTGGTTCCCAGATGAAGCAACGCCTGAGGGAGCTTCAGGAAAACTTTCCATGCATTGGGGACGTACGCGGCCTCGGCCTGATGGTTGGAGTCGAGATTGTAAAACCTGATAAATCAATAGACCCGATACGAAGGGACAGAATTCTAAGGGAAGCCTTTAAAGAAGGAATTCTGCTTCTCCCCTGCGGGGATTCGGTAATTCGTTTCTCTCCACCGCTGGTTATTACAGATGAAGAACTTGATTCTGGAATCGAGAAGTTTCAGAAGGCTATGAAAAAAGCAGGATCTTAA
- a CDS encoding aldehyde dehydrogenase family protein produces MVQDYKLFIGGEFKASSTGETFEDLNPATLESLATIQVAGPEDVDRAVEAAEAGFRLWNEVPAAKRAEVLFRAARILQERKKELAVLMTEEMGKVLPETRGDVQEAIDITNYAAGEGRRMLGETTTSELKEKFCMTVLRPIGVVGLITPWNFPIAIPAWKIMPALVAGNAIVFKPASDTPLLAFKLIEVLSEAGLPPGVINLVTGPGGTVGKAVVRHPHIKAISFTGSLDTGKWIMEECSKTMKRVSLELGGKNPVIVMDDADLELALEGVLWGAFGTTGQRCTATSRLILHEKIKDEFIKRLLAKAKALRIGEGLLPETDIGPVINKAQLEKIEKYVKIGKEEGATLLYGGNRIDLGLPGYFFEPTIFTDVRPDMRIAQEEIFGPVLGVFTVSDLEEAITLANSTRYGLSSAIYTENIGNAFRAIEKIEAGITYVNAPTIGAEVHLPFGGVKGTGNGFREAGTEAVKEFSEVKAVYIDYSGRLQKAQIDSAE; encoded by the coding sequence ATGGTTCAGGATTACAAGCTGTTTATAGGGGGAGAATTTAAGGCCTCTTCAACCGGAGAGACTTTTGAAGATCTAAATCCGGCTACTCTAGAAAGCCTGGCAACAATACAGGTCGCTGGACCTGAGGACGTGGACAGGGCAGTTGAGGCTGCTGAAGCAGGATTCAGGCTCTGGAACGAGGTCCCGGCTGCAAAAAGAGCTGAAGTACTCTTCAGGGCAGCCCGGATTTTACAGGAAAGGAAGAAAGAACTTGCCGTCCTTATGACAGAAGAGATGGGAAAGGTGCTGCCTGAGACAAGGGGAGATGTACAGGAAGCCATTGATATCACAAATTATGCCGCCGGGGAAGGAAGGCGGATGCTTGGGGAGACAACGACTTCCGAACTCAAGGAAAAGTTCTGCATGACCGTACTCAGGCCGATAGGGGTAGTTGGCTTAATAACTCCCTGGAACTTTCCGATTGCTATTCCCGCGTGGAAGATTATGCCAGCCCTTGTAGCTGGAAACGCGATTGTTTTTAAGCCCGCAAGTGACACGCCTCTGCTTGCCTTCAAGCTGATAGAGGTGCTTAGTGAAGCAGGCTTGCCTCCCGGAGTGATAAATCTAGTAACAGGGCCCGGAGGAACTGTTGGGAAAGCTGTAGTCCGGCACCCTCACATAAAGGCTATCTCCTTTACAGGCAGCCTTGATACCGGAAAATGGATCATGGAAGAGTGTTCAAAAACCATGAAAAGAGTCTCTTTGGAACTCGGAGGCAAAAACCCGGTAATTGTTATGGATGATGCCGACCTTGAACTGGCCCTTGAAGGTGTGCTGTGGGGAGCTTTTGGGACTACAGGACAGCGCTGTACTGCTACGAGCAGGCTGATTCTGCATGAGAAGATAAAGGATGAATTCATAAAAAGGCTGCTTGCAAAAGCAAAAGCTCTTAGAATAGGTGAAGGACTCCTGCCTGAGACGGATATAGGACCTGTAATCAACAAAGCTCAGCTTGAGAAGATCGAAAAATACGTGAAAATAGGAAAAGAAGAAGGAGCAACTCTTCTTTACGGGGGAAACAGAATTGATCTCGGGCTTCCTGGCTATTTCTTCGAGCCCACAATATTTACGGATGTCAGGCCAGACATGCGAATTGCACAGGAAGAGATTTTCGGGCCAGTACTCGGGGTCTTTACGGTTTCAGACCTTGAAGAGGCGATCACACTTGCGAATAGTACCAGATACGGGCTTTCTTCGGCAATCTACACTGAGAATATAGGAAACGCTTTCAGGGCAATCGAAAAAATCGAAGCCGGAATCACATATGTTAATGCTCCTACAATAGGAGCCGAAGTCCATCTCCCCTTTGGAGGGGTCAAAGGGACAGGAAATGGTTTTCGGGAAGCTGGTACCGAGGCTGTCAAGGAGTTTTCCGAGGTAAAAGCTGTGTATATAGACTACAGCGGCAGGCTGCAAAAAGCTCAGATAGATTCAGCGGAATAA
- a CDS encoding response regulator gives MKILLVDDDPLFLELSKTFLEVFHDITSDTVNSAREALQRLEKNSYDVVVSDYDMPLMDGITFLKTIRDKRIDTPFILFTGVSKDELMHQAIENGADSFIQKIGDPKAQYSELSKRIWQAVSSNTSY, from the coding sequence GTGAAAATACTGCTTGTAGATGATGACCCTTTGTTTTTGGAGCTATCAAAGACTTTCTTAGAAGTCTTTCATGATATAACTTCGGATACTGTAAACTCTGCAAGGGAAGCCCTTCAGAGGCTGGAGAAAAACTCCTATGACGTGGTAGTCTCAGACTATGATATGCCTTTAATGGATGGCATCACGTTTTTGAAAACTATCCGTGACAAAAGGATTGACACTCCCTTTATCCTGTTCACAGGTGTGAGTAAAGACGAACTTATGCACCAGGCAATTGAGAATGGTGCAGATTCCTTTATTCAGAAAATAGGGGACCCAAAAGCTCAGTATTCCGAGCTGTCAAAGAGAATCTGGCAGGCTGTCAGTAGTAATACAAGCTACTAA
- the gatE gene encoding Glu-tRNA(Gln) amidotransferase subunit GatE → MEKYDYSELGLKAGLEIHQQLDSKEKLFCRCPTLIRDVKDSDFEFFRYLRATESEMGEKDRAAVEQTKIRRKYIYKAYDTTCLIENDEEPPRELNKEALGISLGIAKLFNMKPVDQMHVMRKIVVDGSNTSGFQRTAFLASDGFIETSQGRCGIDSLCVEEEAAQKVEEIGDSIIYSLDRLGIPLVEIATAPDIKSPRHAREVAEQIGMFLRSTGKVKRGLGTIRQDVNISIAEGARVEIKGVQALDLIEDIVRREVERQLNLLFIRQELIERKAFVCEEIYDITGLFVDTKSKVLQKGVKKGAVLAALLKKFDGLVGKEVQPGRRLGTEFSDRAKTAGVGGIFHTDELPNYGITEKEVKTVRDAIGASAGDAVIMVADKPEKARLAIEAVIQRAKEAMEGIPEETRKALPDGNTAYMRPLPGAARMYPETDVPQIEISQEYFDSIEVPELLTERAKRFISENGLNKELAEKIAYSKHLPLFEELIETYGKDENVNSTLIARTLVGIVPEIRRNGVETENLTDEHFQGLFAAISNQDIAKEAIQDLLAALAKEPELSTQEAISKLGLSAFDPEEVENFIKKTVRERGDFIKEKGPAALGPLMGIVMKEYRGTVDGKILSQMLKKELDSFINQG, encoded by the coding sequence ATGGAAAAATATGATTATAGTGAACTTGGGCTGAAAGCCGGACTTGAAATTCACCAGCAGTTAGATTCGAAGGAGAAACTGTTCTGCAGGTGTCCGACCCTTATAAGGGATGTCAAGGACTCGGACTTCGAGTTTTTCAGGTATCTCAGAGCTACGGAAAGCGAGATGGGAGAAAAAGACAGGGCTGCGGTGGAGCAGACTAAGATACGGAGGAAGTATATCTATAAGGCTTATGATACGACCTGCCTCATAGAGAATGATGAAGAGCCTCCAAGAGAACTCAATAAGGAAGCCCTGGGCATTTCTCTCGGGATTGCAAAACTCTTCAACATGAAGCCTGTCGACCAGATGCACGTTATGAGAAAGATCGTGGTAGATGGGTCTAACACAAGTGGGTTCCAGAGGACTGCTTTTCTCGCAAGTGACGGATTTATTGAAACCTCCCAGGGGCGTTGCGGAATTGACAGCCTCTGCGTGGAAGAAGAAGCTGCTCAGAAAGTAGAGGAAATAGGGGATTCGATTATTTATTCCCTGGACAGGCTTGGAATTCCGCTTGTGGAGATCGCGACTGCACCGGATATCAAGTCTCCTCGTCACGCAAGGGAAGTCGCCGAGCAGATAGGAATGTTCCTCAGGTCGACAGGAAAAGTAAAGAGAGGACTTGGCACGATCAGGCAGGATGTAAATATCTCAATTGCCGAAGGCGCAAGAGTTGAAATTAAAGGCGTACAGGCACTTGACCTCATAGAAGATATTGTCCGCAGGGAAGTTGAAAGACAGTTAAATCTTCTTTTTATCAGGCAGGAACTTATAGAAAGAAAAGCCTTTGTCTGCGAAGAAATCTATGACATAACAGGGCTTTTCGTAGACACGAAATCCAAGGTCTTGCAAAAAGGCGTGAAAAAAGGCGCAGTCCTTGCAGCCCTTCTCAAGAAATTCGATGGGCTTGTAGGCAAAGAAGTGCAGCCAGGAAGAAGACTCGGAACCGAATTTTCAGACCGGGCAAAGACCGCGGGCGTTGGAGGAATCTTCCACACCGACGAACTTCCAAACTACGGGATAACTGAAAAAGAAGTCAAGACTGTCCGAGATGCGATAGGCGCGTCTGCAGGAGACGCCGTAATAATGGTTGCGGACAAACCCGAGAAAGCCAGGCTCGCAATCGAAGCGGTTATTCAAAGGGCAAAAGAAGCCATGGAAGGAATTCCTGAAGAAACACGAAAAGCCCTTCCCGATGGAAACACCGCCTATATGCGTCCCTTACCTGGCGCTGCAAGGATGTACCCTGAAACCGATGTGCCTCAAATCGAAATATCACAGGAATACTTCGATTCAATTGAGGTTCCCGAACTCCTTACTGAACGGGCGAAACGTTTTATCTCTGAAAACGGCTTGAATAAAGAGCTTGCTGAAAAAATAGCTTATTCAAAGCATCTTCCTCTCTTTGAGGAGCTGATCGAGACTTACGGGAAAGATGAAAACGTAAACTCAACCCTCATCGCTAGAACTCTTGTCGGGATCGTTCCGGAAATCCGGAGAAACGGTGTAGAGACTGAAAACCTTACGGATGAGCATTTCCAAGGGCTTTTTGCAGCTATTTCAAATCAGGATATCGCAAAGGAAGCAATTCAGGACCTCTTGGCCGCTCTTGCAAAAGAGCCTGAACTGAGCACTCAGGAAGCGATCTCAAAGCTCGGGCTCAGTGCTTTTGACCCAGAAGAAGTTGAAAACTTCATCAAGAAAACCGTCAGGGAAAGAGGAGACTTTATCAAGGAAAAAGGCCCGGCAGCTCTTGGTCCCCTCATGGGCATTGTCATGAAGGAATACAGAGGCACTGTTGACGGAAAAATCCTTAGCCAGATGTTGAAAAAGGAACTGGATAGTTTTATTAATCAGGGGTAA
- a CDS encoding TetR/AcrR family transcriptional regulator, translated as MRSFTSEEREIIRNKIIDRGKECFAIYGIKKTSIEDLTRNLGIAKSSFYSFFNSKEDLFLQIYTEEREALKDNLLENSFLKYRKEPYKAIKAYLHYVLDIANNHPVWRKVYIEKEHLELTISRSSEEKIKTIHRENVKMILPFFEEWAAAGLLIDKDARILAETTYTVLSLIHLRNEIEDEDFQDIMDILIDLLAENITKK; from the coding sequence GTGAGATCTTTTACATCTGAAGAAAGAGAGATCATAAGAAACAAAATCATAGATAGAGGAAAAGAATGTTTTGCCATATACGGAATAAAGAAAACAAGCATTGAAGATCTTACCAGAAACCTTGGAATTGCAAAAAGTTCTTTTTACTCTTTTTTTAACAGCAAAGAAGATCTTTTTCTACAGATATATACGGAAGAGCGAGAAGCCTTAAAGGACAACTTATTAGAAAATTCCTTTCTGAAATACAGGAAGGAACCTTATAAAGCGATAAAGGCTTATCTGCATTATGTACTGGATATTGCGAATAACCACCCTGTCTGGAGAAAAGTTTACATTGAAAAAGAGCACCTTGAGCTGACGATTTCCCGATCTTCAGAAGAAAAAATTAAAACTATTCATAGAGAAAACGTAAAAATGATTTTACCTTTTTTTGAAGAGTGGGCAGCCGCGGGTCTTCTGATAGACAAAGATGCCAGGATTCTTGCTGAAACCACATATACGGTTCTTTCCCTTATCCACTTAAGGAATGAAATTGAGGATGAGGATTTTCAGGATATAATGGATATTCTTATTGATCTTCTGGCAGAAAATATAACAAAAAAGTAA